In the genome of Paracoccus tegillarcae, one region contains:
- the accC gene encoding acetyl-CoA carboxylase biotin carboxylase subunit — MFDKILIANRGEIALRVIRACREMGIQSVAVHSTTDADAMHVRMADESVCVGPPSSTDSYLSMPAIISACEITGAQAIHPGYGFLSENASFVQMLEDHGITFIGPTAEHIRIMGDKITAKETAKSLGIPVVPGSEGGVEDMDQAREVASEIGYPVIIKATAGGGGRGMKVAADETALEVAFRTARSEAKAAFGNADVYIEKYLQKPRHIEIQVFGDGKGSAVHLGERDCSLQRRHQKVLEEAPGPSITPEERARIGKICADAVATINYAGAGTVEFLYEDGEFYFIEMNTRLQVEHPVTEAVFGVDLVRQQILVAAGKEMEFTQDDLQLNGHAIEVRINAEKVPGFTPSPGRVTQYHAPGGLGVRMDSAIYDGYRIPPYYDSLIGKLIVHGRDRPEALARLSRALGELIVDGIDTTVPLFHELLAEPDIQSGNYSIHWLERWLDKHYG; from the coding sequence ATGTTCGACAAAATTCTGATCGCCAACCGTGGCGAGATCGCCCTGCGCGTGATCCGCGCCTGCCGCGAGATGGGCATCCAGTCAGTCGCAGTCCATTCCACAACAGACGCCGATGCGATGCATGTGCGCATGGCCGACGAATCGGTCTGCGTCGGTCCGCCTTCGTCGACCGACAGCTATCTGTCGATGCCTGCCATTATCTCGGCCTGCGAGATCACCGGCGCACAGGCGATCCATCCCGGCTATGGCTTTCTCAGCGAAAACGCCAGTTTCGTGCAGATGCTGGAAGATCACGGCATCACCTTCATCGGCCCGACCGCTGAACATATCCGCATCATGGGTGACAAGATCACCGCCAAGGAAACCGCGAAATCACTTGGCATTCCGGTCGTTCCCGGTTCGGAGGGTGGGGTCGAAGATATGGACCAGGCCCGCGAGGTCGCCAGCGAAATCGGCTATCCGGTGATCATCAAGGCCACCGCCGGCGGCGGCGGTCGCGGCATGAAGGTGGCGGCGGACGAAACCGCCCTTGAGGTCGCGTTTCGTACGGCCCGCTCAGAGGCAAAGGCCGCCTTTGGCAATGCCGATGTCTATATCGAGAAATACCTGCAAAAGCCCCGCCATATCGAGATTCAGGTCTTTGGCGATGGCAAGGGCAGCGCCGTTCACCTGGGCGAGCGCGACTGTTCGCTGCAGCGCCGGCATCAGAAGGTGCTGGAAGAGGCCCCCGGCCCCAGCATCACCCCCGAAGAACGCGCCCGGATCGGCAAGATCTGTGCAGATGCAGTCGCCACGATCAATTACGCAGGCGCCGGCACGGTCGAGTTTCTCTATGAGGACGGAGAGTTCTATTTCATCGAGATGAACACCCGCCTGCAAGTCGAGCATCCGGTGACCGAGGCAGTCTTTGGTGTCGATCTGGTACGCCAGCAAATCCTGGTGGCGGCAGGCAAAGAGATGGAGTTCACGCAGGACGACCTGCAACTGAACGGTCACGCCATCGAGGTGCGCATCAATGCCGAAAAGGTGCCGGGCTTTACCCCCAGCCCCGGCCGGGTCACACAATATCACGCGCCGGGCGGTCTGGGTGTCAGGATGGACAGCGCCATCTATGACGGCTACCGGATCCCGCCCTATTACGACAGCCTGATCGGCAAGTTGATCGTGCATGGCCGTGACCGCCCCGAGGCTCTGGCCCGCTTGTCGCGCGCATTGGGCGAGTTGATCGTCGACGGCATCGACACGACCGTACCCTTGTTTCACGAATTGCTGGCCGAGCCGGATATCCAATCCGGCAATTACTCGATCCATTGGCTCGAGCGCTGGCTGGACAAGCATTACGGCTAG
- the accB gene encoding acetyl-CoA carboxylase biotin carboxyl carrier protein, translating into MSNDSKQGKQHDGDVAFIESLADLLNASNLSEISVKREYGEHDRLTVSLSKHGKTVTMQAAPAPAAPATPAAPTPAMASAAAPAAGNDDPASLPGAVTSPMVGTAYLAAEPGTPPFVQIGQQVAEGETLMIVEAMKTMNHIPSPRAGTVKRILVDDGAPVEFGAPLMVVE; encoded by the coding sequence ATGAGCAACGATTCCAAGCAGGGCAAGCAGCACGATGGCGACGTGGCATTTATCGAATCCCTCGCCGACTTGCTGAACGCCAGCAATCTCAGCGAAATTTCGGTAAAGCGGGAATATGGCGAACATGACCGACTGACCGTCAGCCTGTCGAAACATGGCAAGACTGTCACCATGCAGGCTGCACCCGCACCTGCGGCACCTGCGACACCTGCTGCCCCGACACCGGCCATGGCCTCCGCCGCAGCACCTGCAGCCGGCAATGATGATCCTGCCAGCCTGCCCGGCGCTGTCACCTCGCCGATGGTCGGCACCGCCTATCTGGCGGCAGAACCCGGCACCCCGCCCTTTGTCCAGATCGGCCAGCAGGTTGCCGAGGGCGAGACGCTGATGATCGTCGAGGCAATGAAAACGATGAACCACATCCCCTCCCCCCGCGCTGGCACCGTCAAGCGCATCCTGGTGGATGATGGCGCACCCGTTGAATTCGGCGCGCCCCTGATGGTTGTCGAGTGA
- a CDS encoding phosphoribosyl-ATP diphosphatase encodes MSALYELAATIAARKGADPESSWTAKLLVKGPEKCAEKFGEEAIEAIIEAVRGDRERLTSEAADVMFHLLVMLASRDLTLADLEAELARRAGVSGLAEKASRGDGA; translated from the coding sequence ATGAGCGCGCTTTACGAATTGGCGGCGACCATCGCCGCACGCAAGGGTGCGGACCCTGAAAGCAGCTGGACCGCCAAATTGCTGGTCAAAGGCCCCGAAAAATGCGCCGAGAAATTCGGCGAAGAGGCGATAGAGGCGATCATCGAGGCGGTCCGCGGCGACCGCGAACGGCTGACCTCCGAGGCCGCCGATGTGATGTTTCACCTGCTGGTCATGCTGGCATCGCGTGATCTGACGCTGGCCGATCTGGAGGCCGAACTTGCCCGCCGCGCTGGCGTCTCGGGTCTGGCCGAAAAGGCCAGCCGCGGCGATGGGGCGTGA
- the hisF gene encoding imidazole glycerol phosphate synthase subunit HisF: MLKTRIIPCLDVADGRVVKGVNFVDLVDAGDPVAAAKAYDQAGADEICFLDIHATHENRGTMFDLVTRTAEQCFVPLTVGGGVRTPADVRALLLAGADKVSFNSAAVADPDVVAAAADHFGSQCIVVAIDAKTVAPGKWEIFTHGGRKPTGIDAVEFARMVETKGAGEILLTSMDRDGTKSGYNLPLTRAIADAVGIPVIASGGVGTLDHLVEGVTEGHASAVLAASIFHFGTYSIAEAKAHMAAAGIPMRQT; encoded by the coding sequence ATGCTCAAGACCCGCATCATCCCCTGCCTCGACGTGGCCGATGGCCGCGTGGTCAAGGGCGTGAATTTCGTCGATCTCGTCGATGCCGGCGATCCGGTCGCCGCCGCAAAGGCCTATGATCAGGCCGGCGCCGATGAGATCTGCTTTCTGGATATTCACGCCACCCATGAAAACCGGGGCACCATGTTCGATCTGGTGACCCGAACGGCAGAGCAGTGCTTTGTGCCCCTGACCGTGGGCGGCGGGGTGCGCACGCCCGCCGATGTCCGCGCGCTGTTGCTGGCCGGGGCAGACAAGGTGTCGTTCAATTCGGCCGCGGTGGCCGATCCCGATGTCGTGGCCGCCGCCGCCGATCACTTTGGCAGCCAATGCATCGTCGTGGCCATTGATGCCAAGACCGTGGCGCCCGGCAAATGGGAAATCTTTACCCATGGCGGTCGCAAACCCACCGGCATCGACGCCGTGGAATTCGCGCGCATGGTCGAGACCAAGGGCGCAGGCGAGATCCTGCTGACCAGCATGGATCGCGACGGCACCAAATCGGGCTATAACCTGCCGCTGACACGCGCGATTGCAGATGCCGTCGGCATCCCTGTCATCGCCTCGGGCGGTGTCGGCACGCTGGATCATCTGGTCGAGGGCGTGACCGAGGGCCATGCCAGCGCCGTGCTGGCCGCCAGCATCTTCCATTTCGGCACCTATTCCATCGCCGAGGCCAAGGCGCATATGGCCGCGGCGGGCATCCCCATGAGGCAGACATGA
- a CDS encoding DUF302 domain-containing protein: MKRIALPAALAAFAALTPAHAAEDDIMMRESDADVPATVERLVTAIEGAGATVFATVDHGAGAQSVGTDIGASQLVIFGNPEAGTPVMELNRLAGLMLPLKMLVYEDAEGKVWVAHEDIGDVLDELDGIDDDAEALAPLNGALEKLSAAAAGSPG; the protein is encoded by the coding sequence ATGAAACGCATCGCCCTGCCTGCCGCCCTTGCCGCATTCGCCGCGCTGACCCCGGCCCATGCCGCCGAGGATGACATCATGATGCGCGAATCGGATGCCGATGTGCCGGCGACGGTCGAACGTCTGGTGACGGCCATCGAAGGCGCGGGTGCGACTGTCTTCGCGACTGTCGATCACGGCGCCGGCGCGCAATCGGTTGGAACCGATATCGGTGCCTCGCAACTGGTCATCTTTGGCAATCCCGAGGCCGGCACCCCGGTGATGGAGCTGAACCGGCTGGCCGGTCTGATGCTGCCGTTGAAGATGCTGGTCTATGAGGATGCCGAGGGCAAGGTCTGGGTCGCGCATGAAGATATCGGTGATGTGCTGGACGAACTGGATGGCATCGACGACGATGCCGAGGCGCTGGCGCCCCTGAATGGCGCGCTGGAAAAGCTGAGTGCGGCTGCCGCAGGGTCGCCGGGCTGA
- a CDS encoding DUF2867 domain-containing protein: MTDHATTTTPPENSAIWSHYREGDFVDCYVTKADCSPREAAEILTRFPWWVSSLMSLRNLLVRPLGLRTSQESRDSIGFFPVAEENDDEILLGFDDRHLNFRLFVQSRPGQVLVGTWVHRNNWLGRTYLRLVMPFHRLILRNATRRLAAVSS; the protein is encoded by the coding sequence ATGACAGATCACGCCACGACCACGACACCGCCTGAGAATTCGGCGATCTGGTCGCATTACCGCGAGGGTGATTTCGTCGATTGCTATGTGACCAAGGCCGATTGCTCACCCCGCGAAGCCGCCGAAATCCTGACGCGGTTTCCCTGGTGGGTCAGCAGCCTCATGTCCTTGCGCAACCTGCTGGTCCGGCCGCTCGGGCTGCGGACCAGCCAAGAAAGCCGCGACAGCATCGGGTTCTTTCCCGTCGCCGAGGAAAACGACGACGAAATCCTGCTGGGCTTTGACGACCGCCACCTGAATTTCCGCCTGTTCGTCCAGAGCAGGCCCGGTCAGGTCCTCGTTGGAACCTGGGTGCACCGCAACAACTGGCTGGGGCGCACCTATCTGCGCCTGGTCATGCCGTTTCACCGGCTGATCCTGCGCAATGCGACGCGGCGATTGGCGGCGGTCAGTTCCTGA
- the hisA gene encoding 1-(5-phosphoribosyl)-5-[(5-phosphoribosylamino)methylideneamino]imidazole-4-carboxamide isomerase yields MILYPAIDLKDGNCVRLLRGEMEAATVFGTDPAAQARAFQDAGAKWLHLVDLNGAFAGAPVNGAAVEAILKATDIPAQLGGGIRDMATIEGWLDKGLARVILGTVAVENPDLVREAAMAFPGKIAVGIDARKGRVATRGWATETNIMATDLAREFQDAGVAAIIYTDIDRDGAMQGPNIAATTALAQAVAIPVIASGGVSSMADLTALRDSRVIAGAISGRALYDGAIDLAAALKALA; encoded by the coding sequence ATGATCCTTTATCCCGCCATCGACCTCAAAGACGGCAACTGCGTGCGCCTGCTGCGCGGCGAGATGGAGGCGGCGACGGTTTTTGGCACCGACCCCGCCGCTCAGGCCCGTGCCTTTCAGGATGCCGGCGCGAAATGGCTGCATCTTGTCGACCTGAACGGCGCCTTCGCAGGCGCCCCCGTCAACGGCGCAGCGGTAGAGGCGATCCTCAAAGCCACCGATATCCCAGCCCAGTTGGGCGGCGGCATTCGCGATATGGCCACGATCGAGGGCTGGCTGGACAAGGGGCTGGCCCGCGTGATCCTGGGCACGGTCGCGGTCGAGAACCCCGATCTGGTCCGCGAAGCCGCGATGGCCTTTCCGGGCAAGATCGCCGTTGGCATCGACGCCCGCAAAGGCCGTGTCGCAACCCGAGGCTGGGCCACTGAAACCAACATCATGGCCACCGACCTCGCGCGCGAGTTCCAGGACGCGGGCGTTGCCGCCATCATCTACACCGATATCGACCGCGACGGCGCCATGCAGGGCCCGAACATCGCGGCCACCACGGCATTGGCCCAAGCGGTCGCGATCCCGGTCATTGCATCGGGCGGGGTCTCGTCGATGGCCGACCTGACAGCCCTGCGCGACAGCCGCGTCATTGCCGGTGCGATCTCGGGACGCGCGCTTTATGACGGCGCCATCGACCTTGCCGCGGCGCTCAAGGCACTGGCATGA
- a CDS encoding DUF2147 domain-containing protein — translation MKKFALAAAFLLGAAAAHADPIEGVWQTQPDEGSFAYVTIAPCGNAFCGTISRTFQDKAEYQSPNIGKQIVRSMTANGDGTYAGQVWRPANDKVYNGKASVSGNQMSLSGCVAGGLLCKSQTWVKLQ, via the coding sequence ATGAAGAAATTTGCCTTGGCCGCCGCATTTCTGCTGGGCGCGGCCGCAGCCCATGCCGACCCGATCGAAGGTGTCTGGCAGACACAGCCCGACGAGGGTTCCTTTGCCTATGTGACCATTGCGCCCTGCGGCAATGCGTTCTGTGGCACAATCAGCCGGACCTTTCAGGACAAGGCAGAGTACCAGTCGCCCAATATTGGCAAGCAGATCGTTCGCAGCATGACGGCGAATGGCGACGGCACCTATGCCGGACAAGTCTGGCGCCCTGCCAATGACAAGGTTTACAACGGCAAGGCGTCGGTCAGCGGCAATCAGATGAGCCTCTCTGGCTGCGTCGCCGGTGGCCTGCTGTGCAAGAGCCAGACCTGGGTCAAGCTGCAGTAA